In the genome of Gloeotrichia echinulata CP02, one region contains:
- the mgtE gene encoding magnesium transporter → MLIQDIRNSVVEVSDLNQLKWDLNHVQPVDVGEYITQLSKKQRAIAFRLLNKAQAIDVFEYLPTEVQEELINSLHDVQVVQLVEAMSPDERAELFDELPAGVIKRLLQELSPEQRQATATILGYPEGTAGRVMTTEYVRLQEGLTVGEALSKIRRQDEDKETIYYAYVTDNNRTLVSVVSLRQLLFTFPEVFIRDIASDRVIKVRTETSQEEVAQIMKRYDLIAIPVVDREDRLVGIITIDDVIDIMEEEATEDIQKLAGVSGDEAALSPPQVTILKRLPWLLGIMGLYIGAASAIAPFQSVISAVPVLAVIMPIFSNTGGTVGIQALTVTIRGLGVGEVTPKDTLKILHKELCAGLGTALALAVTMILLSLIWARPQERWVALVAGMVMATNTIVAVTLGTLLPMGLKRLKLDPALVSGPLVTTMLDTIGFLTFLSLISLALKVFHLPQ, encoded by the coding sequence ATGCTCATACAAGACATTCGCAATTCAGTTGTTGAGGTTTCTGACTTAAACCAGCTCAAATGGGATTTAAATCATGTACAACCCGTTGACGTCGGGGAGTACATTACACAATTGTCTAAAAAACAGCGGGCGATCGCATTCCGGTTGCTGAACAAGGCTCAAGCTATTGATGTCTTTGAATATCTACCGACAGAAGTACAGGAAGAATTGATCAATTCTCTCCATGATGTCCAGGTAGTGCAACTTGTAGAGGCCATGAGTCCTGATGAACGCGCCGAATTGTTTGACGAGCTACCTGCTGGGGTAATCAAACGATTATTACAGGAACTGAGTCCAGAACAAAGACAAGCAACCGCGACTATACTAGGTTATCCAGAAGGTACCGCCGGACGGGTGATGACGACGGAATATGTCCGGTTACAGGAAGGATTAACTGTAGGCGAAGCCCTAAGTAAAATCCGCCGTCAGGATGAAGACAAGGAGACGATTTACTACGCCTACGTCACAGACAATAATCGGACTTTGGTTAGTGTTGTATCTCTGCGCCAGCTGCTATTTACTTTTCCCGAGGTTTTCATCCGAGATATTGCTAGCGATCGCGTCATCAAGGTGAGAACGGAAACTTCTCAGGAAGAAGTCGCCCAAATCATGAAGCGCTATGACTTAATCGCTATCCCCGTAGTTGACCGGGAAGACCGATTGGTCGGCATTATCACAATTGATGATGTCATCGATATCATGGAAGAGGAAGCAACAGAAGATATTCAAAAATTGGCGGGTGTCAGTGGCGATGAAGCTGCTTTATCTCCTCCCCAAGTTACGATTCTGAAACGCTTGCCTTGGTTATTGGGCATTATGGGACTATATATTGGTGCAGCCAGTGCGATCGCTCCCTTCCAGTCAGTGATTTCTGCTGTGCCGGTTCTCGCAGTTATTATGCCGATTTTTTCTAATACCGGTGGGACTGTAGGGATTCAAGCATTAACGGTAACAATTCGCGGTTTAGGTGTGGGTGAGGTGACGCCCAAAGATACGCTCAAAATTCTTCACAAAGAACTTTGTGCTGGTTTAGGAACTGCTTTGGCTTTAGCGGTGACGATGATTTTGCTTTCCCTGATTTGGGCCCGCCCTCAAGAGCGATGGGTAGCTTTAGTGGCGGGAATGGTCATGGCAACCAACACAATTGTAGCTGTTACACTTGGCACTTTACTACCAATGGGTTTGAAGCGACTGAAGCTTGACCCTGCTTTGGTGAGTGGTCCGTTAGTGACAACAATGCTGGATACTATCGGGTTTTTAACCTTTCTCAGCTTGATTTCTCTAGCTTTGAAGGTCTTCCATTTACCACAATAA
- a CDS encoding TldD/PmbA family protein: MPNISEIATYAKENAEKLGIKKFDIYGSTVDETSVQVDQGEPKQVKASNRSGVTVRVWNEDNTMGVTSTTDVDPQGLELALKTAYEASFFGVKENVPDFSPEATIPIANIPHDKAPQAPVAELIEKLLVAEKELLAAHSAIKGVPYNGLAQRDIDRFYLNSDGAVRTESHSFASVYLYSKTEEEGKKPRGAGALRINHSLDNLDLNGCIKETADKTISHLNYEKITTGKYRVVFSPEAFLSLLGAFSNLFNAQSILDNQSLSKPDDLGKEIASPLLSVVDDALHPANVGAEAFDGEGTPTRKVSLIEGGVLTGFLHSAGTAKRLNAQPTGNASIGAKVSVSPNFYHVFAAANAAQELSLETAENVILIDDLQALHAGVKALQGSFSLPFDGWIINKGVKTSIESATVAGDFLELLKSVIYVEKEVELTPGGVCPRIWVDELSITGE; this comes from the coding sequence ATGCCGAATATTAGTGAAATTGCAACCTACGCCAAAGAAAACGCTGAAAAGCTTGGCATTAAAAAATTTGACATTTACGGCTCTACTGTCGATGAAACTAGTGTGCAAGTCGATCAAGGTGAGCCAAAACAAGTTAAAGCCTCAAATCGTTCTGGTGTTACTGTCCGCGTCTGGAATGAAGACAATACAATGGGTGTCACCAGCACTACAGATGTAGATCCCCAGGGACTAGAATTAGCTTTAAAAACTGCCTACGAAGCTAGTTTTTTTGGTGTTAAAGAAAATGTCCCAGATTTTAGCCCAGAAGCTACAATTCCTATCGCCAATATACCCCACGATAAAGCACCCCAAGCACCTGTTGCTGAATTAATCGAAAAATTGCTGGTAGCTGAAAAAGAATTACTAGCTGCTCATTCCGCAATTAAAGGGGTTCCGTATAACGGCTTGGCGCAAAGAGATATTGATAGATTTTATCTCAATAGCGATGGCGCTGTGAGAACAGAATCTCACTCTTTTGCATCTGTTTATCTTTACAGCAAAACTGAAGAGGAAGGCAAAAAACCTCGCGGTGCAGGTGCTTTGAGAATCAACCACAGTTTAGATAATCTAGATTTGAATGGTTGTATCAAAGAAACTGCAGATAAAACAATTAGCCACTTGAATTATGAAAAAATCACGACTGGTAAATATCGAGTCGTTTTTTCTCCTGAAGCTTTCTTAAGTTTGTTGGGGGCTTTTTCTAATTTGTTCAATGCTCAAAGTATTTTGGACAACCAAAGCCTCTCTAAACCTGATGATTTAGGTAAGGAAATCGCTTCCCCTCTGCTTTCAGTTGTGGATGATGCATTGCATCCGGCTAATGTCGGCGCAGAAGCTTTTGATGGTGAAGGAACTCCTACCCGTAAGGTTTCGCTGATAGAAGGTGGCGTTTTAACAGGCTTTCTCCACAGTGCTGGAACTGCTAAAAGGTTGAACGCACAGCCTACAGGTAATGCAAGTATTGGCGCTAAAGTTAGCGTCAGTCCTAATTTTTATCATGTTTTTGCTGCAGCTAATGCTGCACAGGAATTAAGTTTAGAAACTGCCGAAAATGTAATTTTGATTGATGATTTACAAGCGCTTCATGCGGGTGTGAAAGCCTTACAAGGTTCGTTTTCTTTGCCTTTTGATGGTTGGATAATTAACAAAGGTGTGAAAACAAGTATTGAGTCAGCCACAGTTGCTGGTGATTTTCTGGAACTGTTGAAATCAGTTATTTATGTGGAAAAAGAAGTGGAGTTAACCCCTGGGGGTGTTTGTCCTCGGATTTGGGTTGATGAACTCTCGATTACTGGGGAGTAA
- a CDS encoding transposase, translating into MLVLEYKVKAKKHQYDAINEAIRTTQFIRNKAIRYWIDSPKEAKINKIALNNYSTALRKEFKFVEELNSMACQAATERAWSAIDRFYQNCKKKRQCGLGVSPSGATAVVAGKKGYPRFKKDNRSVEYKTSGWSLDPSKRRITFTDKKGIGEVKLLGKWDIQTYPVKLIKRVRLLKKADGFYCQFCINVDIESESRIADGEIGLDVGLEFFYSDSNGNHVENPRFLRKAEKAIKHAQRRIYKKEKGKNQRRKARNRYARKHLKVSRQRKEHALELARNVCKANALVAYVRRSRCRRLNLNVKGMVKHHCLAKSINDASWSLFRSWLEYFAGKFNSQVVAVNPRLTSQKCSGCGVIVKKSLSTRSHVCSCGCSLQRDVNAAKNILNLVSDTLRDAKARVGHTQSNASGVGVTTLVGVSLLEQILTMNEESPDFTTK; encoded by the coding sequence ATGCTGGTTTTAGAGTACAAAGTCAAAGCTAAAAAGCATCAATACGATGCAATTAATGAGGCTATCCGTACAACTCAATTCATCAGAAATAAAGCTATACGCTACTGGATTGATTCGCCAAAAGAAGCCAAAATTAATAAAATTGCTTTAAATAATTACTCAACAGCGTTACGCAAAGAGTTTAAATTTGTTGAGGAATTAAACTCAATGGCTTGCCAAGCTGCAACTGAACGAGCATGGTCTGCTATTGATAGGTTCTACCAGAACTGTAAGAAGAAGAGGCAGTGCGGTCTTGGGGTCTCCCCAAGTGGAGCAACTGCCGTAGTAGCAGGTAAAAAGGGCTATCCCAGATTTAAAAAAGATAACCGTTCGGTGGAATATAAAACCTCTGGATGGTCGTTAGATCCAAGTAAAAGACGCATCACATTTACTGATAAAAAAGGTATTGGTGAAGTCAAGTTACTTGGTAAATGGGATATCCAAACTTACCCAGTTAAACTGATTAAGCGTGTTAGACTTCTCAAAAAAGCCGATGGATTCTATTGTCAATTCTGCATTAATGTAGATATTGAATCTGAGTCTAGAATTGCTGACGGTGAAATAGGTCTAGACGTTGGTCTAGAGTTTTTCTACTCAGATTCAAATGGTAATCATGTAGAAAACCCTAGATTTTTAAGAAAAGCTGAGAAAGCAATTAAACACGCTCAGAGACGGATTTACAAAAAAGAGAAAGGCAAAAACCAAAGAAGAAAAGCACGAAACAGGTATGCTCGAAAACATTTAAAAGTAAGTAGGCAACGGAAAGAACACGCTCTTGAATTGGCGCGTAACGTATGCAAAGCTAACGCTTTAGTAGCCTATGTTCGGCGAAGCCGTTGCCGAAGGCTAAATTTGAATGTTAAAGGCATGGTGAAACATCACTGTCTAGCCAAGAGTATTAATGATGCATCTTGGTCACTTTTCCGCAGTTGGTTAGAATATTTTGCGGGTAAATTTAACTCACAAGTTGTTGCTGTCAATCCGAGGTTGACATCCCAAAAATGCTCTGGTTGTGGTGTAATTGTGAAAAAATCCCTCTCAACTCGTAGCCATGTATGTAGTTGTGGTTGCAGTTTGCAGAGGGATGTTAATGCTGCAAAAAATATTCTGAATCTTGTCTCCGACACGCTCCGCGATGCAAAAGCTAGGGTAGGGCATACCCAAAGTAACGCTTCAGGAGTCGGAGTCACTACACTAGTTGGCGTAAGCCTGCTAGAGCAAATTCTGACGATGAATGAAGAATCCCCCGACTTTACGACTAAGTGA
- a CDS encoding DUF29 domain-containing protein, which translates to MEASLYETDFYRWTIEQSERLRLGQFNELDLANLAEEIASLGRQERRELENRLGVLIGHLLKWEYQPEKRTRSWQVTINTQRREIQKLLGDNPSLKSYLDLAAIEGFVSGLDLMLAETSIKKKVLPSDCPYTIGQIFDSSFPVGMETEFD; encoded by the coding sequence ATGGAAGCTAGTTTGTATGAGACGGATTTTTATCGGTGGACGATAGAACAGTCCGAACGGTTGCGTCTTGGTCAGTTTAACGAACTGGATCTAGCAAATTTAGCTGAGGAAATTGCATCTTTGGGGAGACAGGAAAGACGAGAACTAGAAAATCGGTTGGGTGTTTTGATTGGACATTTGCTCAAATGGGAATATCAGCCAGAAAAGCGCACGCGAAGTTGGCAGGTGACAATTAATACCCAAAGGCGCGAGATTCAAAAGCTTTTGGGAGATAATCCCAGTCTGAAATCATACTTAGATCTAGCAGCAATAGAAGGTTTTGTGTCAGGATTAGATTTGATGCTGGCTGAAACATCCATCAAGAAAAAAGTATTACCTTCTGACTGTCCTTATACAATTGGGCAGATTTTTGATTCCAGTTTTCCTGTTGGTATGGAAACAGAATTTGATTGA
- a CDS encoding glycoside hydrolase family 15 protein, whose amino-acid sequence MKTSSELQTHLENYYQQIKTIILKRQNPITGLLPASTAITAHGDYTDAWVRDNVYSILAVWGLALAYRKVDEDRGRTYELECSVIKLMRGLLFAMMRQAHKVEQFKHTQSPLDGLHAKYNTATGDIVVGDDEWGHLQIDATSIFLLMLAQMTASGLSIIYTLDEVDFVQNLVYYIGRAYRTPDYGIWERGNKINHGSAELNASSIGMAKAALEAINGLDLFGVRGSQASVIHALPDEIARTRITLESLLPRESSSKEIDAALLSIISYPAFAVEDVNLRDRTFNDIINKLQGKYGCKRFLRDGHQTVLEDTQRLHYEPWELKQFEDIECEWPLFFTYLVLDGLFRGDKEQVKKYQQLLDSLLVEQDGLLLLPELYYVPLKNVEAEKLAPQTQPRLPNENIPLVWAQSLYLLAQMLSEGLIAVGDIDPLGRHLCVGKNREALVQIALIAADEDLQKKLEVHGIETQTPKQIAPIQVRNTEELSDIYAQIGRNDKLGLTGRPIRRLRSLTTARIFRIHDKTIVFLPSVLDYQQFYLTFDYHFLVDQIRSELSYIQKYWSDLGRPILTLMLTHTMLEIGSQALLELMEELRNGVCNNVRVKLGRLNQLMLTAATERVNLLKTQLPSSEVKNAGLRCCYLAYHANKNWLLGHTQEFQMECETNLGMLLSYLRSSENLYEQIELLQTLTRLQGLEFDTGFGGPRNPVKVADLLDEVYTRAGELSIWTVVRRAAGLRQMADISLSDVVTSILVRGKQIAVGKAYTEASVITVPISHSEIVEKINEFCREDIRDRVLTQEILIYLSSLIKAEPELFRGLLTLRVGYLILLITSEIARELKLTQDEAYENLMQLSPFEVKIRLRQVLTGYSGMRDLLRQQESLHVKQKESDIDWVIIPTIAEDIETPSGGWRRYRQAEGALNRVPKGFFQQVWLVMQHCKGLVIGDKLERRNRLDSELMLSEMTAGEKNFALRIEHLLNKIEAPEYRQVNIEAMIELAAIASNNPSLQIEEYIVLDVLIGHAVRLAWLEQHPEKGDRYDEDKGLAWRSFYNTSPRDCASYILKAFRFLTEFVKDF is encoded by the coding sequence ATGAAAACGTCCAGCGAATTGCAAACTCATCTGGAGAATTACTACCAGCAAATCAAGACAATCATTCTTAAACGTCAAAATCCGATTACTGGTTTGCTACCTGCGAGTACAGCGATAACAGCCCACGGTGATTATACAGATGCGTGGGTACGAGACAACGTTTATAGTATTTTGGCTGTTTGGGGTTTAGCACTTGCCTACCGCAAGGTTGATGAAGATCGAGGACGCACTTATGAGCTAGAATGCAGTGTGATTAAGCTGATGCGCGGGTTGCTGTTTGCTATGATGCGACAGGCGCATAAAGTCGAGCAATTTAAACATACTCAATCGCCATTGGATGGGTTACACGCCAAGTACAACACCGCTACGGGTGATATTGTTGTTGGTGACGATGAATGGGGACATTTACAAATTGATGCCACATCTATATTTTTACTGATGTTGGCGCAAATGACCGCTTCGGGATTGTCAATAATTTATACGCTTGATGAAGTTGATTTTGTCCAAAATCTAGTTTACTATATTGGACGCGCATATCGCACACCAGATTACGGGATTTGGGAACGGGGTAACAAAATTAATCATGGTAGTGCGGAATTAAACGCCAGTTCTATAGGTATGGCTAAAGCCGCCTTAGAAGCCATCAACGGACTAGATTTGTTTGGCGTGCGTGGTAGTCAAGCATCCGTGATTCATGCGCTACCAGATGAAATCGCCCGCACCCGAATTACATTAGAATCCTTATTACCGAGAGAATCTAGTTCCAAAGAAATTGATGCGGCATTGTTGAGTATTATTAGTTATCCGGCTTTTGCGGTGGAAGATGTAAATTTACGCGATCGCACTTTTAACGATATCATCAACAAACTCCAAGGAAAATACGGCTGTAAAAGGTTCCTGCGCGATGGACACCAAACCGTTTTAGAAGACACCCAACGTTTGCACTATGAACCGTGGGAACTCAAGCAATTTGAAGATATTGAATGCGAATGGCCGTTATTTTTTACTTATTTAGTTTTAGATGGATTGTTTCGCGGCGATAAAGAGCAAGTTAAAAAATATCAACAACTCCTAGATTCATTACTCGTAGAACAGGATGGCTTGCTGTTATTACCAGAACTATATTATGTGCCATTAAAAAACGTAGAAGCTGAAAAATTAGCACCCCAAACTCAGCCCCGATTGCCCAATGAAAATATACCACTTGTGTGGGCACAAAGTTTATATCTTTTGGCGCAAATGTTAAGTGAAGGCTTAATCGCGGTAGGGGATATCGACCCATTGGGTAGACATTTATGTGTCGGGAAAAATCGCGAAGCCTTGGTACAAATTGCCTTAATCGCCGCCGATGAAGATTTACAGAAAAAATTAGAAGTCCACGGAATTGAAACCCAAACACCCAAGCAAATAGCGCCAATTCAAGTCAGAAATACCGAAGAACTATCAGATATTTATGCCCAAATTGGTCGCAACGATAAACTTGGTTTAACTGGACGCCCGATCCGCAGGCTGCGGAGTTTAACAACAGCCAGAATTTTTCGGATTCACGATAAAACAATCGTGTTTTTGCCCTCAGTTTTAGACTATCAGCAATTTTACTTAACCTTTGATTACCATTTTTTGGTCGATCAAATTAGAAGTGAACTCAGTTATATTCAAAAATATTGGAGCGATTTAGGGCGTCCCATCCTCACCTTAATGTTGACCCACACCATGTTAGAAATTGGTTCTCAAGCCTTACTAGAACTGATGGAAGAACTGAGAAATGGTGTATGTAACAACGTGCGGGTAAAATTAGGCAGACTCAATCAGCTAATGTTAACAGCAGCCACAGAACGGGTGAATCTTCTAAAAACACAATTACCTTCCTCGGAAGTGAAAAATGCGGGATTGCGTTGCTGTTATCTGGCTTATCATGCTAATAAAAATTGGCTATTAGGACATACCCAAGAATTTCAGATGGAGTGCGAAACCAACTTGGGAATGTTACTTTCTTATTTGCGGTCATCAGAAAATCTCTACGAGCAAATTGAATTATTACAGACTTTAACCCGCTTGCAAGGACTAGAGTTTGATACCGGCTTTGGTGGACCTAGAAATCCTGTGAAAGTGGCAGATTTACTAGATGAAGTGTACACCAGAGCGGGGGAATTAAGCATTTGGACTGTAGTGCGACGCGCTGCGGGGTTGAGACAAATGGCTGATATCAGCTTGTCGGACGTAGTGACAAGTATTTTGGTGCGAGGTAAACAAATCGCCGTAGGTAAAGCTTACACCGAAGCCTCAGTCATTACCGTACCCATATCCCACAGCGAAATAGTCGAAAAAATCAATGAATTTTGCCGTGAAGATATTCGCGATCGCGTACTCACCCAAGAAATTCTGATTTATCTTAGCAGTTTAATCAAAGCAGAACCAGAACTATTTCGAGGACTGCTAACCTTGAGAGTTGGCTATCTTATCTTATTAATTACTAGCGAAATCGCCAGAGAATTAAAACTCACTCAAGACGAAGCATACGAAAATTTGATGCAACTTTCACCATTTGAAGTGAAAATCCGCCTACGTCAGGTATTAACTGGATATAGCGGAATGAGAGATTTATTACGTCAGCAAGAATCACTCCACGTCAAACAAAAAGAAAGTGACATTGATTGGGTAATCATCCCCACAATAGCCGAAGATATAGAAACACCATCAGGCGGTTGGCGACGGTACCGCCAAGCCGAAGGAGCGCTCAACCGCGTACCCAAAGGATTTTTTCAACAAGTTTGGCTAGTAATGCAACATTGCAAAGGCCTAGTAATTGGTGATAAACTAGAACGACGCAATCGCTTGGATAGTGAATTAATGTTGTCAGAAATGACAGCAGGAGAAAAGAATTTTGCCTTACGCATCGAACATCTGCTGAATAAAATCGAAGCCCCAGAATATCGCCAAGTTAATATCGAAGCCATGATAGAATTAGCAGCGATCGCCTCCAATAACCCCAGCCTGCAAATCGAAGAATATATCGTCTTAGACGTATTAATCGGTCATGCCGTCAGATTAGCATGGTTAGAACAACATCCCGAAAAAGGCGATCGCTATGACGAAGACAAAGGTTTAGCCTGGCGATCATTTTACAATACCTCTCCGAGAGATTGCGCCAGTTATATTTTAAAGGCGTTCCGCTTCTTGACCGAGTTTGTCAAAGATTTTTAA
- a CDS encoding Uma2 family endonuclease: MIDLGIWNRQTGLGYTFSSSTIFKLPNGADRSPDAAWIQRERWEALTPYQRRKFPPIAPDFVIELRSATDDLDTLRQKMREYMDAGVLLGWLINPQQQQVEIYCPGKDVEVQNLPTELSVKNVLPGFALSLSCY; encoded by the coding sequence ATTATTGATCTGGGAATCTGGAATCGGCAAACGGGACTGGGTTATACTTTTAGTTCTTCTACTATATTTAAACTACCCAACGGAGCTGATCGTTCCCCCGATGCGGCTTGGATTCAACGGGAACGTTGGGAAGCACTCACTCCTTACCAAAGACGCAAGTTTCCCCCGATAGCACCGGATTTTGTGATTGAATTAAGGTCAGCAACCGACGACTTAGATACCCTACGCCAAAAAATGCGAGAATATATGGATGCAGGGGTGCTATTGGGATGGTTAATTAACCCCCAACAGCAGCAAGTGGAAATTTATTGCCCAGGAAAAGACGTGGAAGTGCAAAATCTCCCCACAGAATTATCAGTGAAAAATGTATTGCCAGGATTTGCTTTGAGTTTATCCTGTTATTAG
- a CDS encoding Uma2 family endonuclease codes for MVKSTITIPQSFKVSHEQFQELAGVNRDLRLERTATGELIVMPPTGSETGNRNLDIEGQLWLWNRDKKLGKAFNSSTGFHLPNGANRSPDAAWIKLERWNGLTPEEKAGFAPICPDFVVELRSPSDNIETLRTKMREYMENGAILGWLIDPKNQKVEMYRLGQNVEILDNPANLSGEDVLPGFVLDLTEIW; via the coding sequence ATGGTAAAGTCTACCATCACCATTCCCCAAAGCTTCAAAGTCAGTCACGAGCAATTCCAAGAACTTGCGGGTGTAAACCGTGACTTAAGGTTAGAAAGAACTGCTACAGGAGAGTTAATCGTCATGCCTCCCACTGGCAGCGAGACAGGTAATCGGAACTTAGATATTGAAGGACAACTCTGGCTATGGAACCGTGACAAAAAGCTAGGGAAGGCTTTTAACTCTTCTACGGGATTCCACTTACCAAATGGTGCAAATCGCTCACCTGATGCAGCTTGGATCAAATTGGAGCGATGGAACGGACTGACGCCAGAAGAAAAAGCAGGTTTTGCTCCCATCTGTCCAGATTTTGTTGTAGAGTTGCGATCGCCCTCTGACAATATAGAAACCCTACGCACAAAAATGAGGGAATATATGGAAAATGGAGCAATTTTGGGATGGTTGATTGACCCAAAAAACCAAAAGGTCGAGATGTACAGGCTAGGTCAAAATGTGGAAATATTGGACAATCCTGCTAATTTGTCAGGAGAAGATGTATTACCAGGATTTGTCTTAGATTTGACGGAAATTTGGTAG
- a CDS encoding PadR family transcriptional regulator, producing the protein MSRENKSKYAILGILSFGSQSGYDIKKKIEANTSNFWNESYGQIYPILKRLVAEGLATQSVEAQVGKPDRHVYMLTDKGYKELQQWLTTPVDPQVDRIEILLKLFFGHQMTVGDNIRHLEQFRHQQQKLLQKYIALVEDVKMQEAESLNATYWLMTASYKLHVTQALIGWCDETLAKLNQMAKQT; encoded by the coding sequence ATGTCAAGAGAAAACAAAAGCAAGTACGCTATCCTGGGAATATTGAGCTTTGGTTCCCAGTCGGGTTACGACATCAAAAAGAAAATTGAAGCCAATACCAGCAACTTTTGGAATGAGAGCTACGGCCAAATTTACCCCATACTGAAACGATTGGTGGCTGAAGGACTGGCGACTCAATCGGTTGAGGCGCAAGTTGGTAAGCCAGATCGCCACGTTTATATGCTCACAGACAAAGGCTACAAAGAGTTGCAACAATGGTTGACGACACCTGTTGATCCGCAAGTAGACAGAATCGAGATTTTGTTAAAGCTATTCTTTGGACACCAGATGACTGTCGGCGACAATATTCGTCATTTGGAACAATTTCGCCATCAGCAACAAAAACTGCTACAAAAGTACATAGCTCTAGTAGAAGATGTGAAAATGCAAGAGGCAGAGAGCCTGAACGCTACCTACTGGCTAATGACAGCTAGCTACAAGCTGCATGTGACTCAGGCTCTGATTGGTTGGTGTGACGAGACCTTAGCTAAACTAAATCAGATGGCGAAACAAACATAG
- a CDS encoding aspartate carbamoyltransferase catalytic subunit has protein sequence MPTTTWNRHHILSLADFSAVEYNTILQTAASFQEVLSRRTKKVPTLQGQVVANLFFEPSTRTRSSFEIAAKRLSADTLNFAAATSSMTKGETILDTAKTYLAMGTDIMVIRHREAGVPNAIAQEMDRLGVRVSVLNAGDGQHEHPSQALLDLFTICTLIDPTSPRVELLKGKKIAIVGDILHSRVARSNIWSLTACGAQVHLAAPPTLLPKLFSEYFSDFSESYANIESQTPNPQPRRDDPPGHLYPNPHTSLINRQLFLHWDLEPALCGADFVMTLRLQKERMTAHLLPSLREYHHLFGITRNQLQVCKPNVKVLHPGPVNRGVEISSELMDDPEFSLIQSQVTSGVAVRMALLYLIGSGKA, from the coding sequence ATGCCTACTACCACCTGGAATCGTCATCACATTCTTTCCCTAGCGGACTTCAGTGCTGTTGAGTACAATACTATTTTGCAAACTGCTGCAAGTTTTCAAGAGGTGCTATCACGACGGACGAAGAAAGTGCCAACCTTACAGGGACAGGTGGTGGCGAATTTATTTTTTGAACCGTCTACGCGCACTCGCAGTAGCTTTGAAATCGCTGCTAAACGCCTAAGTGCTGATACCCTGAACTTCGCAGCAGCTACTTCTTCGATGACCAAGGGAGAGACAATACTCGACACGGCCAAGACTTATTTGGCGATGGGAACTGATATTATGGTGATTCGCCATCGCGAGGCGGGGGTACCGAATGCGATCGCCCAGGAAATGGATCGTCTAGGTGTACGAGTCAGTGTTCTCAATGCTGGCGATGGTCAACATGAGCATCCTTCCCAAGCCCTGCTAGACTTATTTACCATCTGTACTTTAATTGACCCAACTAGTCCCAGGGTGGAACTATTAAAGGGGAAAAAAATTGCGATCGTTGGCGATATTCTGCATTCTCGCGTAGCCCGGTCGAATATCTGGAGTTTAACTGCCTGTGGTGCCCAAGTGCATCTAGCGGCACCCCCCACCCTGTTACCCAAATTATTTTCTGAATATTTTTCAGATTTTTCCGAAAGCTATGCTAATATAGAATCACAAACTCCTAATCCCCAACCCCGTAGAGATGACCCCCCAGGTCATCTCTACCCCAACCCCCATACTTCCCTGATAAATCGTCAGTTATTTTTACATTGGGATCTTGAACCAGCGTTGTGTGGCGCTGATTTTGTCATGACTTTGCGTCTCCAAAAGGAACGCATGACTGCTCATTTACTGCCAAGTTTGCGAGAATATCATCATTTGTTTGGGATTACACGCAACCAACTACAAGTATGTAAGCCCAACGTCAAAGTTTTGCATCCCGGACCAGTTAACCGTGGTGTGGAAATTAGCTCAGAATTAATGGATGACCCAGAATTTAGCCTAATTCAATCGCAAGTTACCAGTGGTGTAGCTGTGCGTATGGCACTGCTGTATTTAATCGGCAGTGGTAAAGCCTAA